A stretch of Desulfurivibrio alkaliphilus AHT 2 DNA encodes these proteins:
- a CDS encoding PEP/pyruvate-binding domain-containing protein, with translation MSLFWRLKEWLGLEEKRPVLSAAELKVAFRRQYREFRSLLTANNNALELMAEIDQALAGGRPFSMAFVRGHCTALGANVLKMINLLVALGGERYGRLRPPFARITGELEEIMTREPKLAGDDFILPLAALDRHRADEAGEKMANLGEIRNRIGLPTPEGFVITAAATRHFFAASNLQVEINRRLTSLNPDRLAEVYAVSAAIERLIVEAPLPADLEAQILEHHARLAGGKKRAILVAMRSSALGEDSSRSSFAGMYRSRLQVDAASLLTAYKEIVAGKYRPQAMIYRLQRGFRHQDVIMCVGCLTMVDGAVSGVMYSRPPEDLRGRWVEITAAPGLADQVVSGRAAARRYRVSRELLTAQQQGDTPDELLSEERLAELAGIAVRLEEHFGSPQDIEWSLGRDGRIYLLQSRPLGGAGLSGAASEVSPVDSPGPAAESVAQTPGRATHEAAGKAALRDESTSPPADILLRGGNCVAPGVAAGPVYPVQREEDLLQFPRGAVLLAAHPLPEWAVVLPRAAAVLSETGESAAHLATVAREFGVPAIFGLQGALAKLEPGSEVTVDATGLRVHAGRRQELLNQVPPPPKLMIGSPVHEVLRHAAALITPLNLIDPASPFFRPENCRTLHDITRYCHEKAVAEMFAFGARQGFAAGAAKQLVDQSPFTWWVIDLEDGFAPEHDPQESFIRLEHIRSAPMLALWRGMTAFPWQGPPPVNLRGFGSILFRSTMNPDLEPAVRSNLNARSYFLISRNFCNLSIRLGYHFALVESHISELLTENYVSFQFKGGAADDRRRLLRLDLIGEVLSRHDFRVARKEDALTARLEKVEAPFLLERLKVLGYLLIHTRQIDMVMADRAMVAHYRQKINRELTSLLAQPVVKNV, from the coding sequence ATGAGTCTTTTTTGGCGTCTCAAGGAATGGTTGGGGTTGGAAGAAAAGCGGCCGGTGTTGTCCGCAGCCGAGCTGAAGGTGGCTTTTCGTCGTCAGTATCGTGAGTTCCGTTCGCTGCTTACGGCCAACAACAACGCCCTGGAACTGATGGCTGAAATCGACCAGGCTTTGGCCGGCGGGCGTCCCTTCAGCATGGCCTTTGTCCGGGGGCACTGCACGGCCCTGGGGGCCAACGTGCTGAAGATGATCAACCTGCTGGTGGCTTTGGGCGGGGAGCGATATGGGCGACTTCGCCCTCCGTTTGCACGGATTACCGGCGAGCTGGAAGAGATCATGACCCGGGAGCCGAAACTGGCCGGGGACGATTTTATCCTGCCCCTGGCCGCCCTGGATCGCCACCGGGCCGATGAGGCCGGGGAAAAAATGGCCAACCTGGGCGAGATCCGCAACCGCATCGGCCTGCCTACTCCCGAGGGCTTTGTGATCACCGCCGCCGCCACCCGCCACTTTTTTGCCGCCAGCAACCTGCAGGTGGAAATCAACCGCCGCCTGACTTCCCTCAATCCCGATCGCTTGGCCGAAGTTTACGCCGTCAGCGCCGCCATTGAGCGCCTGATTGTCGAAGCCCCTTTGCCCGCCGACCTGGAAGCGCAGATTCTGGAACACCATGCCCGCCTGGCCGGTGGGAAAAAGCGGGCCATCCTGGTGGCCATGCGCTCCAGCGCCTTGGGCGAGGACAGCAGCCGCAGTTCCTTTGCCGGCATGTATCGCAGTCGCTTGCAGGTGGATGCCGCCTCCCTGCTCACCGCTTACAAGGAGATCGTGGCCGGCAAGTATCGGCCCCAGGCCATGATTTATCGCCTGCAGCGAGGCTTTCGGCATCAGGATGTAATCATGTGCGTCGGTTGCCTGACCATGGTGGACGGAGCGGTCAGCGGGGTGATGTACAGCCGCCCGCCGGAAGATTTGCGTGGCCGGTGGGTGGAGATCACCGCCGCCCCGGGCTTGGCCGATCAGGTGGTCAGCGGCCGGGCGGCCGCACGCCGTTACCGGGTGTCCCGAGAGCTGCTAACCGCTCAGCAGCAGGGTGACACTCCTGATGAACTGCTGTCCGAAGAGCGGTTGGCGGAGCTGGCCGGGATCGCTGTGCGCCTGGAAGAGCATTTCGGCTCCCCCCAGGATATCGAGTGGTCTTTGGGGCGGGATGGCAGGATTTACCTGTTGCAGTCCCGGCCCTTGGGGGGAGCTGGTCTAAGCGGTGCCGCCAGTGAGGTCTCGCCCGTCGACAGCCCGGGTCCGGCAGCCGAATCCGTCGCGCAAACGCCGGGCCGAGCGACGCACGAGGCTGCCGGGAAGGCCGCTTTGCGGGACGAAAGCACTTCGCCGCCGGCCGATATCCTGCTGCGGGGAGGGAACTGTGTGGCGCCGGGGGTGGCGGCCGGCCCGGTGTACCCGGTGCAGCGCGAGGAGGATCTGCTGCAGTTTCCCCGGGGCGCGGTGCTGCTGGCGGCCCATCCTTTGCCGGAATGGGCGGTGGTGCTGCCCCGGGCGGCAGCGGTACTCAGTGAAACCGGCGAGAGTGCGGCACATCTTGCCACCGTGGCCCGGGAGTTCGGGGTGCCGGCCATTTTCGGCCTCCAGGGAGCCCTGGCCAAGCTGGAGCCTGGTAGTGAAGTTACCGTCGATGCCACCGGCTTGCGGGTCCATGCCGGTCGGCGGCAGGAGCTGCTTAACCAGGTGCCGCCGCCGCCGAAGCTGATGATCGGTAGTCCGGTGCATGAGGTTTTGCGCCACGCCGCCGCCCTGATCACGCCGCTGAATTTGATCGACCCCGCCTCACCGTTCTTTCGCCCCGAGAATTGCCGCACCCTGCATGATATTACCCGCTACTGCCACGAAAAGGCGGTGGCGGAAATGTTCGCCTTCGGCGCCCGCCAGGGTTTTGCCGCCGGGGCGGCCAAGCAGTTGGTGGATCAGTCGCCCTTCACCTGGTGGGTCATTGACCTGGAAGACGGTTTTGCCCCCGAGCATGACCCCCAAGAGTCCTTCATTCGCCTGGAGCATATTCGCTCGGCCCCCATGCTGGCCCTGTGGCGGGGCATGACCGCTTTCCCCTGGCAAGGGCCGCCGCCGGTGAACCTGCGGGGCTTTGGCTCCATCCTCTTCCGCTCCACCATGAATCCCGATCTCGAACCAGCGGTGCGCTCCAACCTTAACGCCCGGAGCTATTTTTTGATTTCCCGCAATTTCTGTAACCTCAGTATCCGCCTGGGCTACCATTTCGCCTTGGTGGAAAGCCACATTTCGGAGTTGCTCACGGAAAACTACGTCAGTTTCCAGTTCAAGGGGGGGGCGGCCGACGATCGTCGGCGCCTGCTGCGGCTGGATTTGATCGGCGAGGTGCTGAGCCGTCACGATTTCCGGGTTGCCCGCAAGGAAGACGCCCTGACCGCCCGGCTGGAAAAGGTGGAGGCGCCGTTTCTGTTGGAGCGCCTGAAGGTGTTGGGTTATCTGCTGATCCACACCCGGCAGATCGATATGGTCATGGCGGATCGGGCCATGGTGGCCCATTACCGGCAAAAAATCAACCGTGAGCTGACGTCGTTGCTGGCCCAGCCGGTGGTGAAAAATGTTTGA
- a CDS encoding response regulator: MFEPLQLLIVDDEPDFREALAQRLRFRGFGVRTAAGCHQALAALAEQPVEVVILDVMLPDVDGLDCLVRIKKRWPNTGVIMLSGHASISAGMQGIAAGASEYCLKPVELGELVEKIHIAHAEARARG, from the coding sequence ATGTTTGAGCCCCTGCAACTGCTGATTGTCGATGATGAGCCGGATTTCCGCGAAGCCCTGGCCCAGCGCCTGCGCTTTCGCGGTTTCGGCGTGCGCACCGCCGCAGGCTGCCACCAGGCCCTGGCGGCCCTGGCCGAGCAGCCGGTGGAAGTGGTGATCCTGGATGTGATGCTGCCCGATGTTGACGGCCTAGACTGTCTGGTACGGATCAAAAAACGGTGGCCGAACACCGGGGTAATCATGCTCAGCGGCCATGCCTCCATCAGCGCCGGGATGCAGGGAATTGCCGCCGGAGCCAGCGAATACTGCCTGAAGCCGGTTGAACTTGGCGAACTGGTGGAGAAAATTCACATCGCCCACGCCGAGGCCAGGGCGCGGGGTTGA
- a CDS encoding CBS domain-containing protein codes for MTAESEGKEHFLVKGLLIPMKRFPHIDEDLNLHEAVRALQEYTCGEYERMRYSEMLVVDAKQQLVGRVNLQSILKGLDPNLGQVIDGFEGKRGEFPNLAILWGDSFFETCNRRFGNNVKDFMVPLPPPVKEQESAFKALSIMLTHNETVLPVLAEDGSYVVGVIRLEEIFNAIVKRCDT; via the coding sequence ATGACCGCGGAGTCTGAAGGTAAAGAACATTTTCTGGTGAAAGGCTTGCTCATCCCGATGAAGCGCTTTCCCCATATCGACGAGGATCTCAACCTGCACGAGGCGGTGCGGGCGTTACAGGAGTACACCTGCGGCGAGTACGAGCGGATGCGTTACTCCGAGATGCTGGTGGTGGACGCCAAGCAGCAACTGGTGGGGCGGGTCAACTTGCAGAGCATCCTCAAGGGGCTTGACCCTAACCTGGGCCAGGTGATCGACGGTTTTGAAGGCAAGCGGGGGGAGTTCCCCAACCTGGCCATCCTGTGGGGGGATTCTTTTTTCGAGACCTGCAACCGCCGTTTCGGCAACAACGTCAAGGATTTCATGGTTCCGTTGCCGCCGCCGGTCAAGGAGCAGGAGTCGGCCTTCAAGGCCCTCTCCATCATGCTGACCCACAACGAAACCGTGCTGCCGGTGCTGGCCGAAGATGGTTCCTACGTGGTGGGGGTAATCCGCCTGGAAGAAATTTTCAACGCCATTGTCAAGCGTTGTGATACCTGA
- a CDS encoding SLC13 family permease, giving the protein MAEERSSQGAAAVDDDKVGLAAEIKEINWKKWIFMFVGIGLFSVVYFSPPWPSAFDPMGKEFVLSPQGKAALALFLLAGTWWVFEVLPIGVTGITIGVVQALFFIRPASDAFKDFMDPSVLFIFGSLVIGAVFTKVGITKRLAYKMLDIVGERTSMIYLGCFVVTALLTHLMAHTAVAATMYPLLLSIYALYGEGDRPTKFGKGLFMGMAFVAGAGSIITLLGAARGIVALGFFQEIVGREISFFELTFYMFPVGWLMVFLLWGFFMIFFKPEKAVIPGLREKARELNAAMGPLTRHEKLAGIIVLGVIAFLSLQSFVPALQPFNKAAILLVSTILFFVLGILDINDLEAVPWNIILLFAGAMSMGFCLWQTGAAEWLAINWLGFFQDAHWFVFVMAMAFFVLLMTNFIMNVAAIAISVPVSLVVAPYLGVAPEVIVFAALVTAGMPFLLLVGAAPNAIAYNSKQFTSGEFFAYGIPASILLMAVVGLAVILIWPLMGMPITVPTP; this is encoded by the coding sequence ATGGCTGAAGAGAGAAGTTCGCAAGGAGCGGCGGCGGTCGACGATGATAAGGTCGGCCTGGCGGCCGAGATTAAGGAAATCAACTGGAAGAAGTGGATTTTCATGTTTGTGGGGATCGGGCTGTTCAGTGTGGTCTATTTTTCCCCGCCCTGGCCCAGCGCCTTCGATCCCATGGGCAAGGAGTTTGTCTTGAGCCCCCAGGGCAAGGCGGCCCTGGCCCTCTTTTTGCTGGCCGGCACCTGGTGGGTCTTTGAGGTACTGCCCATCGGGGTGACCGGGATCACCATCGGGGTGGTCCAGGCGCTGTTTTTCATCCGCCCGGCCAGTGATGCCTTCAAAGACTTCATGGACCCCTCGGTGCTCTTTATCTTCGGCTCCCTGGTGATCGGGGCGGTCTTTACCAAGGTGGGAATCACCAAGCGGCTGGCTTACAAGATGCTGGATATTGTTGGTGAGCGCACCAGCATGATTTATCTGGGCTGTTTTGTGGTCACCGCCCTGTTGACCCACCTGATGGCCCATACCGCGGTGGCCGCCACCATGTACCCGCTGCTGCTCTCCATTTACGCCCTCTACGGGGAAGGGGACCGGCCCACCAAGTTCGGCAAGGGGCTTTTTATGGGCATGGCGTTTGTGGCCGGGGCCGGTAGTATCATCACCCTGCTGGGCGCGGCCCGCGGTATTGTCGCCCTGGGCTTTTTCCAGGAGATTGTCGGCCGTGAGATCTCCTTCTTTGAACTGACGTTTTATATGTTCCCGGTGGGCTGGTTGATGGTCTTCCTGCTCTGGGGCTTTTTCATGATCTTCTTCAAGCCGGAAAAGGCGGTAATTCCGGGCTTGCGCGAGAAGGCGCGGGAGCTCAACGCCGCCATGGGGCCGCTGACCCGCCATGAGAAGCTGGCCGGCATCATTGTGCTGGGGGTTATTGCTTTCCTCTCCCTCCAGTCTTTCGTCCCGGCCCTCCAGCCTTTCAACAAGGCGGCCATCCTGCTGGTTTCCACCATTCTGTTCTTTGTTCTCGGTATTCTTGATATCAACGACCTGGAAGCGGTGCCCTGGAATATCATCCTGCTTTTTGCCGGCGCCATGAGCATGGGCTTCTGTCTCTGGCAGACCGGGGCCGCCGAGTGGCTGGCCATCAACTGGCTGGGCTTCTTCCAGGATGCGCATTGGTTTGTCTTCGTGATGGCCATGGCCTTCTTCGTGCTGCTGATGACCAACTTCATCATGAACGTGGCGGCCATCGCCATCTCGGTGCCGGTTTCCCTGGTGGTGGCGCCCTATCTGGGGGTGGCCCCGGAGGTGATTGTTTTCGCCGCCCTGGTCACCGCCGGCATGCCCTTTCTGCTGCTGGTGGGCGCGGCTCCCAACGCCATCGCCTACAACTCCAAGCAGTTTACCAGCGGTGAGTTTTTCGCCTACGGGATTCCGGCCTCGATTCTGCTGATGGCGGTGGTCGGTCTGGCGGTGATTTTGATCTGGCCGTTGATGGGCATGCCAATCACGGTCCCCACCCCGTAA
- a CDS encoding SgcJ/EcaC family oxidoreductase, with protein sequence MKYDQEISALFDAWNEAIQSGDPDRVTALYAFNGILLPTVSNQVRHNHAEIRDYFVHFLAKKPKGTINESNIRVYNDIAINSGVYTFDFSPPDGEPFSVTGRFTYVYQWFGDHWLIIEHHSSMMPEK encoded by the coding sequence ATGAAATACGACCAGGAGATCAGCGCCCTTTTTGATGCCTGGAATGAGGCGATCCAGAGCGGCGACCCCGACCGGGTTACCGCCCTCTATGCCTTCAACGGCATCCTGTTGCCCACCGTCTCCAACCAGGTGCGCCACAATCATGCCGAGATCCGGGATTATTTTGTCCACTTCCTGGCCAAGAAACCCAAGGGGACCATCAACGAAAGCAATATCCGGGTTTATAACGATATCGCCATCAACTCCGGGGTTTACACCTTCGACTTTAGCCCCCCGGATGGTGAACCCTTCAGCGTTACCGGTCGTTTTACCTACGTCTACCAGTGGTTCGGCGATCATTGGTTGATCATCGAGCACCACTCTTCCATGATGCCGGAGAAATAG
- a CDS encoding Na+/H+ antiporter subunit E: protein MFAFWIVMSGKFDLFHLTMGLLSSGLVTWLSHDLLFSGHTKKLGDLLVEIGRFLCYVVWLSWQIVLANIHIAGLALSPQAREIMNPHVISFKTVLKTDFARFVLANSITLTPGTVTIRIQDDTFYVHAITTQSAGDLAGDGPGEMERWVAWVFEEGAR from the coding sequence ATGTTCGCTTTCTGGATTGTCATGTCCGGGAAGTTTGACCTTTTTCACCTGACCATGGGCTTGCTCTCCAGCGGCCTGGTCACCTGGCTGTCCCATGACCTGCTCTTTTCCGGGCATACCAAGAAGCTCGGTGACCTGCTGGTGGAAATCGGTCGCTTTCTCTGTTACGTGGTCTGGCTTTCCTGGCAGATCGTGCTGGCCAATATCCATATTGCCGGCCTGGCGCTCTCGCCACAGGCCCGGGAGATCATGAACCCGCACGTGATCAGCTTCAAGACCGTGCTGAAGACCGATTTTGCCCGTTTTGTGCTGGCCAATTCCATCACCCTCACCCCGGGCACGGTGACCATCCGGATTCAGGACGACACCTTCTACGTCCATGCCATCACCACCCAGTCGGCCGGGGACCTGGCCGGGGACGGACCCGGTGAGATGGAGCGCTGGGTGGCCTGGGTCTTTGAAGAGGGGGCGCGCTGA
- a CDS encoding monovalent cation/H+ antiporter complex subunit F has protein sequence MEQFLISIGVALLLLMLMSLFRVVAGPTVIDRILGVNVIGIKTVVLIIIVGILDGRVEMFIDIALAYALMNFITTIAAARFYQRQSQPAAADAEEAKTAPSAPPTAENAKPAGKEGSHA, from the coding sequence ATGGAGCAGTTTCTGATCAGTATCGGGGTGGCGTTGCTGTTGCTGATGCTCATGAGCCTCTTTCGGGTGGTGGCCGGTCCCACGGTGATCGACCGGATCCTGGGGGTAAATGTCATCGGGATCAAGACCGTGGTCCTGATCATCATCGTCGGCATCCTTGACGGCCGGGTGGAGATGTTCATCGATATCGCCCTGGCTTACGCCCTGATGAACTTTATCACCACCATCGCCGCCGCCCGTTTTTACCAGCGGCAGAGCCAGCCCGCCGCCGCTGATGCCGAAGAGGCCAAAACCGCCCCGTCGGCCCCGCCCACGGCGGAAAATGCCAAGCCGGCGGGCAAGGAGGGTTCCCATGCTTAA
- the mnhG gene encoding monovalent cation/H(+) antiporter subunit G, with protein MLNAVVIILMISGFLLFFATTVGLLRFPDFYTRVHAAGKGDTLSTALLLAGLIIYYLQDFSGEALLTAVKLSLIVFFVFLASPTATHAIIDAGYEAKVPYWTKRKPSGEAEPYDGAERRREDRQI; from the coding sequence ATGCTTAATGCGGTGGTGATTATCCTGATGATCAGTGGCTTTCTGCTTTTTTTCGCCACCACCGTCGGCCTGCTCCGGTTTCCCGATTTTTACACCCGGGTGCATGCCGCGGGCAAGGGAGACACGCTCTCCACCGCCCTGTTGCTGGCCGGCCTGATCATCTATTACCTGCAGGATTTCAGCGGTGAGGCGCTACTGACCGCCGTTAAGCTGTCGCTGATCGTCTTTTTCGTCTTCCTGGCCAGCCCCACCGCCACCCACGCCATTATCGACGCGGGTTACGAGGCCAAGGTTCCCTACTGGACCAAGCGCAAACCGTCGGGCGAGGCCGAACCTTACGACGGGGCGGAACGGCGTCGGGAAGACCGGCAGATTTAA
- a CDS encoding Na(+)/H(+) antiporter subunit B: MTWDASLLWQFDLLILLMMVICAIAALSLKDLVSCAVVTGAYSFLICLMWTEMLAVDVAFTEAAVGAGISTVIILGTAQYVKRRSKD; this comes from the coding sequence ATGACCTGGGACGCAAGCCTGCTCTGGCAGTTTGATCTGCTGATTTTGCTGATGATGGTGATTTGCGCCATCGCCGCCCTGTCGCTGAAAGACCTGGTCAGTTGCGCGGTGGTCACCGGCGCCTACAGCTTTCTGATCTGCCTGATGTGGACGGAAATGCTGGCGGTGGACGTGGCCTTTACCGAGGCGGCGGTGGGCGCCGGGATCAGTACGGTTATCATCCTGGGCACCGCCCAGTACGTTAAGCGGAGGAGCAAGGATTGA
- the mbhE gene encoding hydrogen gas-evolving membrane-bound hydrogenase subunit E, whose product MKRLTLVILAICAVIMLAAAVDLPDWADPASPASTHLSPDFLEQGYGETATPNIVTVVLADYRSYDTMFEAVVVFAAALIVLVVLRHTPRKRRKMLQHRPVREGRDTVLRGAAQLIIPVMQIFALYVVGHGHYSPGGGFQGGVIFGASFILLALCYNLKFTIERFREQAVLVCVAGGVLLYAGVGAVCLAMGWNFLGYAGLAGILGVGEVMARSHGILAVEVGVGITVFSVMMSLYYDLASGGDLDEGL is encoded by the coding sequence TTGAAGCGCCTTACCCTGGTCATCCTGGCGATCTGCGCCGTGATCATGCTGGCGGCGGCGGTGGACCTGCCCGACTGGGCCGACCCTGCATCGCCGGCCAGCACTCACCTGTCGCCGGACTTTCTGGAGCAGGGCTACGGTGAGACCGCCACGCCCAATATCGTTACCGTGGTGCTGGCCGATTACCGGAGCTACGATACCATGTTTGAGGCGGTGGTGGTCTTTGCCGCCGCCCTTATCGTCCTGGTGGTCCTGCGTCATACCCCGCGCAAGCGGCGCAAGATGCTGCAGCACCGGCCGGTGCGGGAAGGGCGGGACACCGTGTTGCGGGGCGCGGCCCAGTTGATTATTCCGGTGATGCAGATCTTCGCCCTCTATGTGGTGGGACATGGCCATTACAGTCCCGGCGGCGGTTTCCAGGGCGGGGTTATTTTCGGGGCCAGCTTTATCCTGCTGGCGCTTTGCTACAACCTGAAGTTCACCATCGAGCGTTTTCGCGAGCAGGCGGTGCTGGTTTGCGTGGCCGGCGGGGTCTTGCTCTATGCCGGGGTAGGGGCCGTCTGCCTGGCCATGGGCTGGAATTTCCTGGGGTATGCCGGTTTGGCCGGGATTCTTGGCGTGGGCGAGGTCATGGCCCGCTCCCACGGTATTCTGGCGGTGGAAGTGGGGGTCGGCATTACCGTCTTTTCGGTGATGATGTCGCTCTACTACGACCTGGCCTCGGGCGGAGATCTGGATGAAGGTTTATAG
- a CDS encoding cation:proton antiporter subunit C, with translation MDEIFHFIIGKYNYWASLVLLFIGLYGMIAKNNLMKKIIGMVIFQTAILLFFVSIGAKRGATVPIIEFGPDKQPLLEASAYANPLPHVLILTAIVVGVATLGVALAVLQKIQRVHGTIEEDEVLEDQRQ, from the coding sequence ATGGACGAAATATTTCATTTCATAATCGGCAAGTACAATTACTGGGCCTCGCTGGTGCTGCTCTTTATCGGGTTGTATGGCATGATCGCCAAGAACAACCTGATGAAGAAGATCATCGGCATGGTTATCTTCCAGACCGCCATTCTGCTTTTCTTTGTCTCCATCGGAGCCAAGCGTGGTGCTACGGTGCCCATCATTGAGTTCGGGCCGGACAAGCAGCCGCTGCTGGAGGCGTCCGCCTATGCCAATCCGTTGCCGCACGTGCTTATTCTCACCGCCATTGTAGTGGGGGTGGCCACCCTGGGGGTGGCCCTGGCCGTTCTCCAGAAGATCCAGCGGGTGCACGGCACCATCGAAGAGGATGAAGTCCTGGAGGATCAGCGCCAATGA
- a CDS encoding proton-conducting transporter transmembrane domain-containing protein, which translates to MMIDQAPALIIIFPLFISLVLTLAGSLGPRVAYGLLLCGMAGSLLFSLLALGQVVADNQAIHYRMGDWPPPMGIELVIDHLSGIVLVLVSACALLTAVYSLRTAAEDNPDRLHHYYALFALLVTGLLGMTASGDVFNLYVLLEISALSSYGLLARGRGPAYYATFKYLIVGTIGACFYLLGIGYLYIMTGSLNMLDLAEIISRPELQESVSIKIGFSLMILGVWIKMALFPLHAWLPNAYSKAGITTACLIAPLMTKVSVYIMLRIMFTVFSVDYIFDSIAWSQVVIYLASAAALIGMISALAQRDLRMMLCYIVVAEIGYMTGGAWVANAAGYTGAVYHILADGLMTLCLFMAVGAVIYRTGLTSMAAMQGIFQRMPITAVVLVIGAASIIGIPPTCGFFSKFYLIQGAAQAGAWVFVAALLIASLVAAVMFFKLLEIAFFGDPQALEQEAASGHGHGEHGGQPVVARHEAPLSMLIPMVITAAGLIVLGLYTKEVVEFFIGWSIPAGF; encoded by the coding sequence ATGATGATTGACCAGGCTCCGGCCCTTATTATCATATTCCCCCTCTTTATCTCCCTGGTGCTGACCCTGGCCGGGTCGCTGGGCCCGCGGGTGGCTTACGGCCTGTTGCTCTGCGGGATGGCCGGCTCGCTGCTCTTTTCCCTGTTGGCCTTGGGGCAGGTGGTGGCGGACAATCAGGCCATCCATTACCGGATGGGCGACTGGCCGCCGCCCATGGGCATTGAGCTGGTGATCGACCACTTGAGCGGGATCGTGCTGGTGCTGGTCTCCGCCTGCGCGTTGCTCACCGCCGTTTACTCCCTGCGCACCGCCGCCGAGGACAACCCCGACCGGCTGCACCATTATTACGCCCTGTTTGCCCTGCTGGTCACCGGGCTTTTGGGCATGACCGCCAGCGGTGACGTCTTTAACCTTTACGTCCTGCTGGAGATCTCGGCCCTTTCCAGCTACGGCCTGCTGGCCCGCGGTCGGGGTCCGGCCTACTACGCCACCTTCAAATACCTGATTGTCGGCACCATCGGCGCCTGCTTCTACCTGCTGGGGATTGGTTACCTATATATCATGACCGGCTCGCTCAACATGCTGGACCTGGCGGAGATCATCAGCCGGCCGGAGTTGCAGGAGTCGGTGAGCATCAAGATCGGCTTTTCCCTGATGATTCTCGGGGTCTGGATCAAGATGGCGCTCTTTCCCCTGCACGCCTGGCTGCCCAACGCCTACAGCAAGGCCGGCATCACCACCGCCTGCCTGATCGCCCCGCTGATGACCAAGGTCAGTGTTTACATCATGCTGCGAATCATGTTCACCGTCTTTTCCGTGGACTATATCTTCGACTCCATCGCCTGGAGTCAGGTGGTGATTTATCTTGCCTCGGCGGCGGCGTTGATCGGCATGATAAGCGCCCTGGCCCAACGGGATTTGCGGATGATGCTCTGCTATATCGTGGTGGCCGAGATCGGTTACATGACCGGCGGGGCCTGGGTGGCCAACGCCGCCGGCTACACCGGCGCGGTCTATCATATCCTGGCCGACGGCCTGATGACCCTTTGCCTCTTCATGGCGGTGGGGGCGGTGATCTACCGCACCGGCCTGACCTCCATGGCGGCCATGCAGGGGATCTTTCAGCGCATGCCCATCACCGCCGTGGTGCTGGTGATCGGGGCTGCTTCCATTATCGGTATTCCGCCCACCTGCGGCTTTTTCTCCAAATTTTACCTGATCCAGGGGGCGGCCCAGGCCGGCGCCTGGGTGTTTGTCGCGGCCCTGCTGATCGCCAGCCTGGTGGCGGCGGTGATGTTTTTCAAGCTGCTGGAGATCGCCTTTTTCGGTGACCCGCAAGCCCTGGAGCAGGAAGCGGCCTCCGGCCACGGCCATGGCGAGCATGGCGGGCAGCCGGTGGTGGCTCGCCACGAGGCGCCCCTGAGCATGCTGATCCCCATGGTTATTACCGCCGCCGGGTTGATTGTGCTGGGGCTGTATACCAAGGAAGTGGTCGAGTTTTTTATCGGCTGGTCGATCCCGGCCGGATTTTAA